In the Scyliorhinus torazame isolate Kashiwa2021f chromosome 22, sScyTor2.1, whole genome shotgun sequence genome, one interval contains:
- the LOC140398800 gene encoding tubulin alpha chain-like — protein MRECLSLHIGQAGVQIGNACWELYCLEHGIQPDGQMPSDKTIGGGDDSFNTFFSETGAGKHIPRAVFVDLEPTVIDEVRTGTYRQLFHPEQLITGKEDAANNYARGHCSVGKEIVDLVLDRVRKVADLCTGLQGFLIFHSFGGGTGSGFTSLLMERLSVDYGKKAKLEFSVYPAPQISTAVVEPYNSVLVTHCTLEHSDCAFMVDNEAIYDVCRRNLDIERPTYTNLNRLIGQVLSSITASLRFDGALNVDLTEFQTNLVPYPRIHFPLATFAPLISAEKAYHEQLSVSELTNSCFEPANQMVKCDPRQGKYMACCMLYRGDVVPKDVNAAIATIKTKRSIAFVDWCPTGFKVGINYQPPTVVPGGDLAKVQRALCMLSNTTAISLAWTRLNLKFDKMYAKRAFVHWYVGEGLEEGEFQDAREDMASLEKDYEEVGVDSSSLDRKGEEEE, from the exons ATG CGTGAGTGTCTTTCACTCCACATTGGTCAGGCGGGTGTGCAGATCGGAAACGCTTGCTGGGAGCTGTATTGTCTGGAGCATGGCATCCAACCGGATGGGCAGATGCCCAGTGACAAGACCATCGGAGGTGGTGACGACTCCTTCAACACCTTCTTCAGTGAGACAGGGGCGGGGAAACACATTCCCCGAGCCGTGTTCGTAGATCTGGAGCCCACTGTGATTG ATGAGGTCCGCACCGGCACCTACCGACAGCTCTTTCACCCCGAGCAGCTCATCACCGGTAAGGAGGATGCGGCGAATAACTACGCCCGGGGCCATTGCTCGGTGGGCAAGGAGATTGTGGATCTGGTCCTGGATCGTGTCCGGAAGGTG GCTGATCTCTGCACAGGGTTACAGGGGTTCCTCATCTTCCACAGTTTTGGGGGTGGCACGGGCTCGGGTTTTACTTCCCTCCTGATGGAGAGACTCTCCGTCGACTACGGGAAGAAAGCCAAGCTGGAGTTTTCCGTTTACCCTGCTCCCCAGATTTCCACCGCGGTGGTTGAGCCGTACAACTCTGTGCTGGTGACCCACTGCACCCTCGAGCACTCTGACTGTGCCTTCATGGTGGACAATGAGGCCATTTACGATGTCTGTCGGCGGAACCTTGACATTGAGAGACCAACTTACACCAACCTCAACCGTCTCATTGGACAGGTACTGTCGTCCATCACGGCCTCACTCCGGTTCGACGGTGCCCTCAATGTGGACCTGACTGAGTTTCAGACCAACCTGGTTCCCTATCCCCGCATTCACTTCCCTCTGGCAACCTTCGCCCCTCTCATTTCGGCCGAGAAAGCTTACCACGAGCAACTCTCGGTGTCGGAGCTCACCAACTCATGTTTTGAACCAGCCAACCAGATGGTGAAGTGTGACCCCCGCCAGGGCAAGTACATGGCGTGTTGCATGCTGTACCGAGGAGACGTGGTGCCGAAGGACGTCAACGCCGCCATCGCCACCATCAAGACCAAGCGCTCAATCGCGTTTGTTGACTGGTGTCCCACTGGGTTCAAG GTTGGCATCAACTACCAGCCCCCAACAGTGGTGCCAGGGGGTGACCTGGCAAAGGTGCAACGGGCCCTCTGTATGCTGAGCAACACCACCGCAATTTCCTTGGCTTGGACCCGCTTGAACCTCAAATTCGATAAGATGTACGCCAAGCGGGCCTTTGTCCATtggtatgtgggggaggggctggaggaaggggAGTTCCAGGATGCACGCGAGGACATGGCCTCACTCGAGAAGGATTATGAAGAAGTGGGCGTCGATTCTTCCTCACTTGACAGAAAGGGCGAAGAGGAAGAATAA